A single Candidatus Thalassolituus haligoni DNA region contains:
- a CDS encoding ferredoxin yields the protein MPKPEFHVFVCSQQRPAGHPRSSCGEKGAGPMMQAFSERLIAKGLFNKVSLVATGCLGPCRAGANVLVYPGGTLYMQITPADVDQIIDQHLVAGEPWLDKVAPDEVWQ from the coding sequence ATGCCAAAACCGGAATTCCACGTATTTGTTTGCAGCCAGCAGCGCCCGGCGGGGCACCCTCGATCCAGCTGTGGTGAAAAGGGCGCAGGCCCGATGATGCAGGCCTTTTCCGAACGACTGATCGCCAAGGGACTGTTCAATAAAGTGTCGCTGGTGGCTACCGGTTGCCTGGGGCCATGTCGGGCTGGAGCCAATGTGCTGGTGTACCCTGGTGGTACGCTGTATATGCAGATCACGCCAGCAGATGTTGATCAGATCATTGATCAGCATCTGGTTGCCGGGGAACCCTGGCTCGACAAGGTGGCTCCGGACGAGGTGTGGCAATGA
- the fdxB gene encoding ferredoxin III, nif-specific, whose translation MTDTIVGRTRGGEEWTPEFVTALNPMTCIGCGRCYKVCPRDVFDLVDRADVVDAEDDDDFYDDDDEMKVMTIANADDCIGCVSCARVCPKNCHTHEPLAG comes from the coding sequence ATGACTGACACCATCGTTGGCCGCACACGGGGCGGTGAAGAGTGGACGCCCGAATTTGTTACCGCACTGAACCCGATGACCTGCATCGGCTGTGGCCGTTGCTACAAGGTATGCCCGCGCGATGTCTTCGACCTCGTTGACCGCGCTGATGTGGTTGATGCTGAAGACGACGATGACTTTTACGATGATGACGACGAGATGAAGGTGATGACCATCGCCAATGCTGATGACTGCATTGGTTGTGTCTCCTGCGCTCGTGTTTGTCCCAAAAATTGTCACACACATGAACCGCTAGCGGGGTAA
- a CDS encoding CCE_0567 family metalloprotein: MTPEEIKALKKAASTQKRIATEIASKIHDVVEDTYWTEYETLPALAQEAIAACEAWKAAQAAYDEVAETA, from the coding sequence ATGACTCCCGAAGAAATCAAGGCGCTGAAAAAAGCCGCCAGTACTCAAAAACGTATCGCCACCGAAATTGCATCAAAAATCCATGACGTGGTTGAAGATACTTACTGGACTGAGTACGAGACATTGCCCGCCCTGGCTCAGGAAGCAATTGCTGCCTGCGAAGCCTGGAAGGCAGCCCAGGCGGCGTATGACGAGGTTGCAGAAACCGCATAA
- a CDS encoding NifX-associated nitrogen fixation protein, with translation MNDTVIDADNAQLANPLVRQVVVQLRAMDSYGTYDTWSDDKVLDPMILTKARRREIPVVGDPDETTVARIKAYYNALSTTIEKESGLMAVPVINITHEGFGRAMIIVGKLVVLDKVLRDVHRFGFDSLEKMIEEIEKVSSKAVALINDHRVVAEM, from the coding sequence ATGAACGACACCGTCATTGATGCGGACAACGCCCAGCTTGCCAACCCGCTGGTTCGCCAGGTTGTGGTGCAATTACGCGCCATGGACAGCTATGGCACCTACGACACCTGGAGTGACGACAAGGTGCTGGATCCGATGATCCTGACCAAAGCTCGTCGTCGTGAAATTCCGGTGGTAGGCGACCCGGATGAGACCACTGTGGCGCGGATCAAGGCGTACTACAACGCCCTGTCCACCACCATTGAAAAAGAATCCGGACTGATGGCAGTGCCAGTCATCAACATTACGCACGAGGGTTTCGGCCGCGCCATGATTATCGTTGGCAAACTGGTGGTGCTGGATAAAGTCCTGCGTGATGTGCACCGCTTCGGGTTTGATTCGCTCGAAAAAATGATTGAAGAAATAGAAAAAGTCAGCAGCAAGGCAGTAGCCCTGATCAATGATCACCGGGTTGTTGCCGAAATGTAA
- a CDS encoding NifB/NifX family molybdenum-iron cluster-binding protein: MSITRKLEVLDDNDDDNTLLKVAFATSNQVEVDQHFGSAHSFSIYGVNIDNAYLLAVSEFGDLKQDGNEDKLAEKLELLSGCVAVYCRACGASAVRQLLAQGTQPVKVSDGTEISEMIASLQQELREGPSAWLAKAIRSQLVVNPTRFDAMESEGWSE, encoded by the coding sequence ATGAGTATTACTCGCAAGTTGGAAGTGTTGGACGACAACGATGACGACAACACCTTGCTGAAAGTCGCTTTTGCGACGTCAAATCAGGTGGAAGTTGATCAGCACTTTGGCTCAGCTCATTCATTTTCTATTTACGGCGTCAATATTGATAACGCCTATTTACTCGCCGTCAGTGAATTTGGCGACCTCAAGCAGGATGGTAACGAAGACAAACTGGCCGAGAAGCTTGAGCTGCTCAGCGGTTGTGTTGCCGTGTATTGCCGAGCTTGCGGTGCCTCGGCAGTTCGACAGTTACTCGCTCAGGGCACCCAGCCGGTCAAGGTCAGTGATGGCACCGAGATCAGCGAGATGATTGCCAGTTTGCAACAGGAACTGCGAGAAGGGCCATCGGCCTGGTTAGCGAAGGCTATTCGCAGTCAACTCGTCGTTAATCCTACTCGTTTTGACGCCATGGAATCGGAAGGCTGGAGCGAATAA
- the nifN gene encoding nitrogenase iron-molybdenum cofactor biosynthesis protein NifN yields the protein MNNVVNMEPGKTEVIKKRKKALSVSPLKTSQTIGGALAVLGVARAVPLMHGSQGCTAFAKVFFVRHFREPVPLQTTAMDQVSSVMGADGNIVEALKVICEKSAPALIGLVTTGLAETQGADIKRAVGEFRRQYPQFVSTAVMAVNTPDFSGSFESGFAIAVKGLLQTLVPAAEADNPRAGLRHKQVNVLCGANLSPTDLEFVAESIESFGLRPLLIPDLSGSLDGHLSDEPFSPVTTGGVSVADIATAGESLATLAVGESLHNCGQWLEKHTTVPTHCFGHLMGLDAVDQWFHTLSQLSGQPVPNRWIRQRKQLQDAMLDTHFMIGLTRVAIASDPDMLAAFTRLLQGMGAEVVAAVVPTQGPALKTLSGVQLQIGDLEDLEAVAAAEDAQILLTNSHGVESAERLGIPLFRIGFPQYDVVGGFQRCWFGYRGTSQALFDLANIVLSQHHELEPYHSCYSQKTDGVKAGFRPSDASAH from the coding sequence ATGAATAACGTTGTCAATATGGAACCGGGCAAGACCGAAGTGATCAAGAAGCGCAAAAAAGCGTTGTCGGTCAGCCCGTTAAAAACCAGTCAGACCATAGGCGGAGCGCTGGCCGTATTGGGGGTCGCCCGAGCAGTGCCTTTGATGCATGGCTCGCAAGGCTGCACCGCCTTCGCCAAAGTATTTTTTGTGCGTCATTTTCGCGAGCCGGTGCCGTTGCAAACCACCGCGATGGATCAAGTCAGCTCGGTGATGGGGGCGGATGGCAATATTGTTGAAGCGCTGAAAGTGATCTGTGAAAAAAGTGCACCGGCGTTAATTGGTCTGGTGACCACCGGTCTGGCAGAAACCCAGGGAGCCGATATCAAACGTGCGGTGGGCGAGTTTCGACGTCAGTATCCGCAGTTTGTCAGCACTGCGGTGATGGCAGTGAATACGCCAGATTTCAGTGGTTCTTTTGAAAGCGGTTTTGCTATCGCGGTAAAAGGCTTGCTGCAAACCCTGGTGCCTGCGGCCGAAGCAGACAACCCCCGTGCCGGTCTGCGTCACAAACAGGTAAATGTACTTTGTGGTGCCAATCTGTCTCCGACCGACCTGGAGTTTGTTGCCGAAAGTATCGAGAGCTTTGGCTTGCGGCCGCTGCTGATACCTGATTTGTCCGGTTCTCTGGATGGACATCTGTCTGATGAACCCTTCAGTCCGGTCACCACTGGTGGTGTCAGTGTTGCTGATATCGCCACTGCCGGTGAAAGCCTGGCGACGCTGGCTGTGGGTGAAAGCCTGCACAATTGCGGTCAGTGGCTGGAAAAACACACGACGGTACCGACACATTGCTTTGGCCATTTGATGGGACTGGATGCCGTCGACCAATGGTTTCATACCCTGTCGCAGTTAAGCGGTCAGCCAGTGCCCAACCGCTGGATTCGTCAGCGTAAACAGCTGCAAGACGCGATGCTGGATACCCATTTTATGATCGGGCTGACACGCGTCGCCATTGCTTCGGATCCGGATATGCTGGCCGCTTTTACCCGGCTGTTACAGGGCATGGGAGCCGAAGTGGTGGCTGCGGTGGTGCCAACGCAAGGGCCAGCACTGAAGACACTGTCAGGCGTTCAGTTACAGATCGGTGATCTCGAAGACCTGGAAGCCGTGGCTGCGGCAGAAGATGCGCAGATTCTGCTGACCAACAGTCATGGTGTCGAAAGTGCCGAGCGGCTGGGTATTCCGCTGTTCCGTATCGGTTTTCCCCAATACGACGTGGTTGGTGGTTTCCAGCGCTGCTGGTTTGGTTATCGCGGTACCAGTCAGGCGCTGTTTGATCTGGCCAATATTGTGTTAAGCCAACACCACGAACTGGAGCCCTATCATTCCTGTTATTCGCAGAAGACAGATGGCGTGAAAGCCGGATTCCGCCCCAGCGACGCCTCGGCTCACTGA
- the nifE gene encoding nitrogenase iron-molybdenum cofactor biosynthesis protein NifE, translating to MKAKDIAELMDEPACEHNKKEKSGCAKPTPGATDGGCAFDGAQIALLPIADVAHIVHGPIACAGSSWDNRGTRSSGPTLYRIGMTTDLTEQDVVMGRGEKRLFHSIKQAVEDYNPPAVFVYNTCVPALVGDDVDAICKAAEARWGVPVVPVDAAGFYGTKNLGNRIAGEAMVKYVVGHRDPEPLPESVQRPGIKVHDVNLVGEYNIAGEFWYVLPLLDELGIRVLCTLSGDARFHEVQTMHHAEVNMMVCSKAMLNVARKLQDRFGTPWFEGSFYGITDTSQALRDFARFIGDDDLTQRTEALIEREEKRIREELEPWRKRLAGKRVLLYTGGVKSWSVISALQDLGMKVVATGTKKSTEEDKARIRELMGDDVKMLDEGSPKALLQTVKDYQADILIAGGRNMYTALKARIPFLDINQEREFGYAGYDGMLELVRQLSLTIESPVWEAVRRSAPWETPARQGDLLSAQG from the coding sequence ATGAAAGCCAAAGACATCGCCGAGTTGATGGACGAGCCAGCCTGTGAGCACAACAAAAAGGAAAAGTCCGGTTGTGCCAAGCCGACGCCTGGTGCCACCGACGGCGGCTGTGCGTTTGATGGTGCCCAGATTGCCTTGCTGCCTATCGCTGATGTTGCCCATATCGTGCATGGCCCGATCGCGTGTGCGGGCAGCTCCTGGGATAACCGGGGTACCCGTTCCAGTGGCCCGACCTTGTATCGCATTGGCATGACCACTGACCTGACAGAACAGGATGTGGTGATGGGACGTGGCGAGAAGCGCCTGTTTCATTCCATCAAACAAGCGGTAGAAGACTACAACCCGCCAGCGGTCTTTGTTTACAACACCTGTGTTCCGGCACTGGTGGGTGATGATGTTGATGCTATTTGCAAAGCCGCTGAAGCGCGCTGGGGAGTGCCGGTCGTGCCGGTCGATGCCGCTGGTTTTTACGGCACCAAAAATCTTGGCAACCGCATCGCGGGTGAAGCCATGGTCAAGTACGTGGTCGGGCATCGTGACCCCGAGCCGTTACCTGAGTCGGTACAACGCCCTGGCATCAAGGTGCATGACGTGAACCTGGTTGGCGAATACAACATTGCTGGCGAATTCTGGTACGTATTACCTCTGCTGGATGAACTGGGTATCCGGGTGCTTTGCACACTGTCAGGTGATGCCCGGTTCCACGAAGTGCAAACCATGCATCATGCTGAAGTGAACATGATGGTGTGTTCCAAGGCGATGCTGAACGTCGCGCGCAAGCTGCAGGATCGTTTTGGCACGCCCTGGTTTGAAGGCAGCTTTTACGGCATTACCGATACCTCGCAAGCGTTGCGGGATTTTGCCCGTTTTATTGGTGATGACGACCTGACCCAGCGCACCGAAGCCCTGATCGAACGGGAAGAGAAACGTATTCGTGAAGAGCTGGAACCATGGCGTAAGCGGTTGGCCGGTAAGCGAGTACTTCTTTATACCGGCGGAGTAAAGTCCTGGTCGGTGATTTCTGCGCTGCAGGATCTTGGTATGAAAGTGGTTGCCACCGGCACCAAAAAGTCGACTGAAGAAGACAAGGCCCGTATTCGTGAACTGATGGGTGATGACGTCAAGATGCTGGATGAAGGCAGCCCCAAAGCCCTGCTGCAAACCGTCAAGGATTATCAAGCCGATATCCTCATTGCCGGTGGTCGCAATATGTATACCGCCCTGAAAGCCCGTATTCCATTTCTGGATATTAACCAGGAGCGTGAATTTGGTTATGCCGGTTACGACGGCATGCTGGAGCTGGTACGGCAGTTGTCACTGACCATTGAAAGCCCGGTATGGGAAGCCGTACGTCGCTCGGCACCTTGGGAAACCCCCGCCCGCCAGGGCGATCTGTTGTCAGCACAGGGATAA
- a CDS encoding ferrous iron transport protein A yields the protein MTMTLDQARIGEHVRVTGFAATEAQFRRKLLALGVVPGAEIEIRRVAPLGDPIQIQLRGTSVSLRKQEATILLVESIT from the coding sequence ATGACCATGACACTGGATCAGGCACGTATTGGTGAGCATGTACGGGTAACCGGATTTGCCGCTACGGAAGCCCAGTTCCGCCGCAAGCTCCTGGCACTGGGCGTTGTACCGGGTGCAGAAATTGAAATCCGTCGCGTCGCCCCCCTTGGCGATCCTATTCAGATCCAGCTACGTGGAACCTCGGTGAGCCTGCGCAAACAGGAAGCCACCATCCTGCTGGTGGAGAGTATTACGTGA